One genomic segment of Nonomuraea coxensis DSM 45129 includes these proteins:
- a CDS encoding ChaB family protein, which yields MPGVEELPSTIKRSPKKAQRTWIKAHDSAVEEYGEGRRAHMTAFAALKHSFEKVGDHWEPKSEKGPSDQGATDRSGRTAEGVDANAGKEHLQGVAKRLGVPGRSRMTKKELVEAIKKANRKATAKAR from the coding sequence ATGCCGGGAGTCGAAGAGCTGCCGTCGACGATCAAGCGTTCACCGAAGAAGGCGCAGCGCACCTGGATCAAGGCGCACGACAGTGCGGTGGAGGAGTACGGAGAGGGCCGGCGCGCGCACATGACCGCGTTCGCCGCGTTGAAGCACTCCTTCGAGAAGGTCGGCGACCACTGGGAGCCGAAGTCGGAGAAGGGCCCGTCCGACCAGGGCGCGACGGACCGGTCCGGCCGCACGGCCGAAGGCGTGGACGCCAACGCCGGCAAGGAGCACCTGCAGGGCGTGGCGAAGCGGCTCGGCGTGCCAGGCCGGTCCAGGATGACCAAGAAGGAGCTGGTCGAGGCCATCAAGAAGGCCAACAGGAAGGCCACCGCGAAGGCGCGGTGA
- a CDS encoding nucleotidyltransferase, whose amino-acid sequence MSSHGHEVTDAILDTLKRASSGLKDAGVKFALAGGCAAYARGAAPSLHDVDFVLTEHDVPAALEALRQLGFQTAKPPEDWLVKAYDEGRLVDLIFRVSDLDITEELLDRAEPLKASAVIVPVLEATDLVISWLLPLSEHACDYGALLAQVRALREQVDWPRVAAVTETSPYAATFITLLERLGVLNGPVEPSGDSKWP is encoded by the coding sequence ATGAGCAGCCACGGTCACGAGGTCACCGACGCCATCCTCGACACCTTGAAGCGCGCCAGCTCCGGGCTCAAGGACGCCGGGGTCAAGTTCGCGCTGGCCGGAGGTTGCGCCGCTTACGCCCGAGGCGCCGCCCCCTCTCTCCATGACGTCGATTTCGTCCTTACCGAGCACGACGTGCCGGCCGCCCTGGAGGCGCTGCGCCAGCTCGGTTTCCAGACGGCCAAACCGCCGGAGGACTGGCTGGTCAAGGCCTACGACGAGGGCCGGCTGGTGGACCTGATCTTCCGTGTGTCCGATCTCGACATCACCGAGGAGCTGCTCGACCGGGCCGAGCCGCTGAAGGCGTCGGCCGTGATCGTGCCCGTGCTGGAGGCCACCGACCTGGTGATCTCGTGGCTGCTGCCCCTGTCGGAGCACGCCTGCGACTACGGGGCGCTGCTGGCCCAGGTCCGCGCGCTGCGCGAGCAGGTGGACTGGCCGCGGGTGGCCGCCGTGACGGAGACCTCCCCGTACGCGGCCACGTTCATCACCCTGCTGGAACGGCTCGGCGTGCTCAACGGCCCCGTCGAGCCCTCCGGCGATTCCAAGTGGCCCTGA
- a CDS encoding shikimate kinase: MSKNKPVVVIGLMGSGKTTVGRLIADALHLPLSDSDPFLRARYGGTAKEIAAREGADVLHHYEAQHVLLELDGEPKVIAAAASTVEDPRVRTALREVFVVWLDADDAVLAERMKSGDHRPGFDPKVMRARREPFFKEVADVHCDVGVLRPEQVRDEVLREMRSRGLA; encoded by the coding sequence ATGTCGAAAAACAAACCAGTCGTGGTGATCGGGCTGATGGGATCGGGTAAGACCACCGTCGGCCGCCTCATCGCGGACGCCCTCCACCTCCCCCTGAGCGACAGTGACCCCTTCCTCCGTGCCCGCTACGGCGGGACCGCCAAAGAGATCGCCGCCCGCGAGGGCGCCGACGTCCTCCACCACTACGAGGCCCAGCACGTCCTGCTCGAACTCGACGGCGAGCCCAAGGTGATCGCGGCGGCCGCCAGCACCGTCGAGGACCCCCGGGTGCGCACGGCACTGCGCGAGGTGTTCGTGGTGTGGCTGGACGCCGACGACGCCGTCCTGGCCGAACGCATGAAGTCGGGCGACCACCGCCCCGGCTTCGACCCCAAGGTCATGCGGGCCCGGCGCGAGCCCTTCTTCAAGGAGGTCGCCGACGTGCACTGCGACGTGGGCGTTCTCCGGCCCGAGCAGGTGCGTGACGAGGTGCTGAGGGAGATGCGCTCCCGCGGCCTGGCATAA
- a CDS encoding serine/threonine-protein kinase yields the protein MHNRVIDGRFELLERLGGGGMGLVWRARDVALHREVALKEVRPPDPAYDDARDPAAAAELRARVLREARALARLNHPHVVTIHHIVDPGEHAYPWLVMELVTGGSLQDRLQRGPMTPAEAARLGREVLSALRAAHAVGIQHRDVKPANVLLREDGRSVLTDFGIAAVRESTSLTATGSFIGSPEFMAPERINGHEGDPASDLWSLGMLLYVAVEGRHPMRRPTPLATLAAVLNQPVPPPERAGPLTPVLHALLQREPAARPHPEALDRMLAAAAAAPPPVAGPAQGYAPGLPPGHRPVPPPYAARPVWRKDTVRSRRSGRGARNAIGAATVAAVAVAGVLAWRFLPLGGPLVDAGPDGRTTTSAFTPPASESAERSTPEQTPAGESAPEQENLLTPAGMRAMIAKLKPAIGGSKVADMTVYPTYAVIQAPKQDDPEVSERYDYRDGRVTKSTGFGREIDGPTVDLDKYDWNALPALLRKADKDLGVARPTSRYLIVDPDFVFTSPRQVLRVYVSDDYQRTGYLVADFKGKVLKVYPDD from the coding sequence ATGCACAATCGGGTGATCGACGGCCGCTTCGAGCTGCTGGAGCGGCTCGGCGGCGGCGGCATGGGCCTGGTGTGGCGCGCCCGCGACGTGGCCCTGCACCGCGAGGTCGCGCTCAAGGAGGTCCGGCCGCCCGATCCCGCGTACGACGACGCGCGCGATCCCGCGGCGGCGGCCGAGCTGCGCGCCCGCGTCCTGCGCGAGGCCCGCGCGCTGGCCCGGCTCAACCATCCGCACGTGGTCACCATCCACCACATCGTCGATCCCGGCGAGCACGCCTATCCGTGGCTCGTCATGGAGCTGGTCACCGGCGGCTCCTTGCAGGACCGCCTCCAGCGCGGCCCGATGACGCCCGCCGAGGCGGCCAGGCTCGGGCGGGAGGTGCTGTCCGCGCTGCGCGCCGCGCACGCCGTCGGCATCCAGCACCGCGACGTCAAGCCCGCCAACGTGCTGCTGCGCGAGGACGGCCGGTCGGTGCTCACCGACTTCGGCATCGCGGCGGTCCGCGAGTCCACCAGCCTGACGGCGACCGGGTCGTTCATCGGCTCGCCCGAGTTCATGGCGCCCGAGCGCATCAACGGCCACGAAGGCGATCCGGCCTCCGACCTGTGGTCGCTCGGCATGCTCCTGTACGTCGCCGTCGAGGGACGGCACCCGATGCGCCGGCCCACCCCGCTGGCGACGCTGGCCGCCGTGCTCAACCAGCCGGTGCCGCCGCCGGAGCGGGCCGGGCCGCTGACCCCGGTCCTCCACGCCCTGCTCCAGCGCGAGCCGGCCGCCCGCCCGCACCCGGAGGCACTGGACCGCATGCTGGCCGCGGCCGCCGCGGCGCCGCCCCCGGTCGCGGGCCCGGCGCAGGGGTACGCGCCAGGCTTACCCCCCGGGCACCGGCCCGTGCCCCCGCCGTACGCCGCGAGACCCGTGTGGCGGAAGGACACCGTGCGCTCCCGGCGTTCCGGCCGCGGCGCCCGCAACGCGATCGGCGCGGCCACGGTCGCCGCCGTGGCCGTGGCGGGCGTCCTGGCCTGGCGGTTCCTCCCCCTCGGCGGCCCCCTGGTCGACGCCGGGCCGGACGGGCGCACGACCACGTCGGCCTTCACCCCTCCGGCGAGCGAGAGCGCCGAGCGGTCCACCCCCGAGCAGACCCCGGCCGGCGAGTCCGCGCCCGAGCAGGAGAACCTGCTCACCCCCGCCGGCATGCGGGCCATGATCGCCAAGTTGAAGCCGGCGATCGGCGGCAGCAAGGTCGCCGACATGACCGTCTACCCGACGTACGCCGTCATCCAGGCCCCGAAGCAGGACGACCCGGAGGTCTCCGAGCGCTACGACTACCGCGACGGCAGGGTCACCAAGTCGACCGGCTTCGGCAGGGAGATCGACGGCCCCACCGTGGACCTCGACAAGTACGACTGGAACGCCCTCCCCGCCCTGCTCAGGAAGGCCGACAAGGACCTCGGCGTGGCCAGGCCCACGTCCCGCTACCTGATCGTGGACCCCGACTTCGTCTTCACCAGCCCCCGCCAGGTCCTGCGCGTGTACGTCAGCGACGACTACCAGCGCACCGGCTACCTCGTCGCCGACTTCAAGGGCAAGGTGCTGAAGGTCTACCCGGACGACTGA
- a CDS encoding transketolase, producing the protein MPERDLHYLAELAAQLRVDSVRAAAAAGSGHPTSSMSAADLMAVLFACHLRYDFADPGNPANDHLIFSKGHASPLLYSLYKAAGAVDDEELLTFRKRGSRLEGHPTPRLPWVDVATGSLGQGLPVGVGVAMAGRLERLPYRVWVLCGDSELAEGSIWEAAEHAGEEGLANLTLIVDVNRLGQRGPTRHGWDTGAYARRFGAFGWHTIEIDGHDPGQIDFALSDASNTRRRPTVILAKTRKGEGVLEVENREGAHGKALKDPDKAVEELGGVRDVRVAVHPPDESPAPFRFDDGPLELPAYKTGEVVATRTAYGEALAALGAARGDVVALDGEVGDSTKTETFAEAFPERFFQMYIAEQQLVAAAVGLQVRGWKPYAATFAAFLTRAYDFIRMAGVSGASVRLVGSHAGVAIGEDGPSQMGLEDLAMMRPVHGSTVLYPCDANQTAALVAEMADLEGVSYLRTTRGGTPVIYEPGERFPVGGSRVLRRSAEDRVTIVAAGVTVHEALAAADELAAADVPVGVIDLYSVKPIDAAALAEAATTTGNLITVEDHRLEGGLGDAVLEAVSELGPRVVQLGVSGLPASATPEEQLADARIDRRAIVAAVKRLL; encoded by the coding sequence ATGCCCGAGCGCGATCTTCACTATCTGGCCGAGCTGGCCGCGCAACTCCGCGTCGACTCCGTACGCGCCGCCGCGGCCGCCGGCTCCGGCCACCCGACCTCGTCGATGTCGGCCGCCGATCTCATGGCGGTCCTGTTCGCCTGCCACCTCCGCTACGACTTCGCCGACCCCGGCAACCCGGCGAACGACCACCTGATCTTCTCCAAGGGGCACGCCTCCCCCCTCCTGTACTCCCTTTACAAGGCGGCCGGCGCCGTCGATGACGAGGAGCTGCTGACCTTCCGCAAGCGTGGCAGCCGGCTGGAGGGGCACCCCACCCCGCGCCTGCCCTGGGTGGACGTCGCCACGGGCTCCCTGGGCCAGGGACTTCCCGTCGGCGTGGGCGTGGCGATGGCCGGGCGGCTGGAACGGCTGCCGTACCGGGTGTGGGTGCTGTGCGGCGACAGCGAGCTGGCCGAAGGGTCGATATGGGAGGCCGCCGAGCACGCCGGCGAGGAGGGCCTCGCCAACCTCACCCTCATCGTGGACGTCAACCGGCTCGGCCAGCGCGGCCCCACCCGGCACGGCTGGGACACCGGCGCGTACGCCCGCAGGTTCGGCGCGTTCGGCTGGCACACCATCGAGATCGACGGGCACGATCCCGGGCAGATCGACTTCGCGCTGAGCGACGCCTCCAACACCCGCAGGCGGCCCACGGTCATCCTGGCCAAGACCCGCAAGGGCGAGGGCGTGCTGGAGGTGGAGAACCGCGAGGGCGCGCACGGCAAGGCGCTGAAGGACCCGGACAAGGCCGTCGAGGAGCTGGGCGGCGTCCGGGACGTGCGGGTCGCGGTGCACCCGCCGGACGAGAGCCCCGCCCCGTTCCGCTTCGACGACGGGCCGCTGGAGCTGCCGGCGTACAAGACCGGCGAGGTGGTGGCCACGCGGACGGCGTACGGGGAGGCGCTGGCGGCGCTCGGCGCGGCCAGGGGCGACGTGGTGGCCCTGGACGGCGAGGTGGGCGACTCCACCAAGACCGAGACGTTCGCCGAGGCGTTCCCCGAACGCTTCTTCCAGATGTACATCGCCGAACAGCAGCTCGTCGCCGCCGCGGTCGGGCTCCAGGTGCGCGGGTGGAAGCCGTACGCGGCCACCTTCGCCGCGTTCCTGACCCGGGCCTACGACTTCATCAGGATGGCCGGGGTCAGCGGCGCCTCGGTCCGGCTCGTCGGCTCGCACGCGGGCGTCGCCATCGGCGAGGACGGGCCGTCCCAGATGGGGCTGGAGGACCTCGCCATGATGCGGCCCGTGCACGGCAGCACCGTCCTCTACCCCTGCGACGCCAACCAGACGGCGGCGCTGGTCGCCGAGATGGCCGACCTGGAGGGCGTGTCCTACCTGCGCACCACGCGCGGCGGCACGCCGGTCATCTACGAGCCGGGCGAACGCTTCCCCGTGGGCGGCTCGCGCGTCCTGCGCCGTTCGGCGGAGGACCGGGTCACGATCGTCGCGGCCGGGGTGACCGTGCACGAGGCGCTGGCGGCGGCCGACGAACTGGCCGCGGCCGACGTCCCCGTGGGAGTGATCGACCTGTACTCCGTCAAGCCGATCGACGCGGCGGCGCTGGCCGAGGCCGCCACCACCACCGGCAACCTGATCACCGTGGAGGATCACCGGCTGGAGGGCGGGCTCGGCGACGCCGTGCTGGAGGCCGTCAGCGAGCTCGGGCCCCGGGTCGTCCAGCTCGGGGTGAGCGGGCTGCCCGCCTCGGCGACGCCCGAGGAACAACTGGCCGACGCACGCATTGACCGCCGCGCCATCGTCGCGGCGGTCAAGCGGCTGTTGTGA
- a CDS encoding WD40 repeat domain-containing serine/threonine-protein kinase, which translates to MRLVPGDPERLGGFWLAGRLGAGGRGVVYDAYDDDGRRHVVTVPRGEAPGRRYERVSCPRLAEVVAVGVDGRVPYVVAEYVDGPDLRRAVELHGPYAGEELLALADALGEALEALHAAGLTHRGLNPESVLLAAGGPKVIELGLPAAGAVDGTFTYLAPETLTAGEAGAAADVFAWGAVVLFAATGHDPFAGRSLGGVMHRLLTVDPDLSLLPGGLRELVGSALAKDPAERPEASRLRIGGGAAVLRPPEGHAGPRSLGERAEEAYQALTPAQQEQVPSLLLRLLDGDSPHDEGDVLGPLMDAGLVVRRSVRVPPAETPVGKLVAVGDGRVAPASAALYRAWPRLRGWVADERESLLVLRSIREAAGRWSAHRRGRGHLLRGEALDTALGWAAVKRRHLRLNQLERDFIAGSVALSKQRRRLLAPGFGVAGGVLAVAVSMAVVSVLGQHELRGRLVEANARAVAARAEALRSSDPRTAMRLSVAAWRLSPVFEARAALQASLVQPELGVFTDPAPDSRARYLLRGDELLKWDADAVTVWDVVAGRRTALHALPPGNPALSDDGRFAEGVDGRPFELATGRTPGDAAVYVISRGDRTRVYRGGRVLLEVTGRGVAVSPDGTRAAVSFPDGRVELRELAGRARTAAVTVRPPRTPRPAAPPPMAFSPDGRLLAVAGRDGVTLVDALKPATAPLPPTAGPSGAPVFSPDGRLIALPGAGEVRVWNVAERRLSGSYPLRDPRPGLSFSPDGHCLRYLSGTGSVVSLDVSGLPVPSGARVAAAFSGNGKVAAKAVGDAIEVTDTEDRTKLGRIAADGDLAFDVSGRLLAVAGDPVTVWQVPGGELVSSVDAGGDVLAVALSPKGDLLATARGRTLETWDVRAGRRVRVYEGAGDLALAFSPDGATLAAGSTLLDLRSGRVTLLDLRTGGATSDAPVPTALAYSPDGRTLAFGLDGGRVLLWDTRERERVGTIETGTSAVGALRFSPKGDLLAVEAARTTLWDVRTLREVGQVASWTSGLAFSPDGKRLRGVALDGTVRESPVDPALAAREVCDRAGGSLSRAEWSRLIPESGYRDVC; encoded by the coding sequence ATGCGCTTGGTGCCCGGCGACCCCGAACGGCTTGGCGGCTTCTGGCTGGCGGGCCGTCTCGGCGCGGGCGGGCGCGGGGTCGTCTACGACGCCTACGACGACGACGGCCGCCGCCATGTCGTCACCGTGCCGCGCGGCGAGGCCCCCGGCCGGCGCTACGAGCGTGTCTCGTGCCCCCGGCTGGCCGAGGTGGTCGCGGTCGGCGTGGACGGCCGCGTCCCCTACGTGGTCGCCGAGTACGTGGACGGCCCCGACCTGCGGCGCGCGGTCGAACTGCACGGCCCGTACGCGGGCGAGGAGCTGCTCGCGCTGGCCGACGCCCTCGGCGAGGCGCTGGAGGCGCTGCACGCGGCGGGGCTGACGCACCGCGGGCTCAACCCGGAGAGCGTGCTGCTGGCGGCCGGCGGCCCCAAGGTCATCGAGCTGGGGCTGCCCGCCGCGGGCGCCGTGGACGGCACGTTCACCTATCTCGCGCCCGAGACGCTGACCGCCGGGGAGGCGGGGGCGGCGGCCGACGTGTTCGCGTGGGGGGCGGTGGTGCTCTTCGCGGCCACCGGGCACGATCCGTTCGCGGGGCGGAGCCTCGGCGGGGTCATGCACCGGCTGCTGACCGTCGACCCCGACCTGAGCCTCCTGCCCGGCGGACTGCGCGAGCTGGTCGGGAGCGCGCTGGCCAAGGATCCGGCGGAGCGGCCCGAGGCGTCCCGGCTGCGGATCGGCGGCGGCGCCGCGGTGCTGCGCCCGCCCGAGGGGCACGCCGGGCCGCGTTCGCTCGGGGAGCGCGCGGAGGAGGCGTACCAGGCGCTCACCCCGGCGCAGCAGGAGCAGGTGCCCAGCCTGCTGCTGCGGCTGCTCGACGGCGACAGCCCGCACGACGAGGGGGACGTGCTGGGCCCGCTCATGGACGCCGGCCTGGTGGTGCGGCGCAGCGTACGGGTGCCGCCCGCGGAGACCCCCGTCGGGAAGCTGGTGGCGGTCGGCGACGGGCGGGTGGCCCCGGCGAGCGCCGCGCTCTACCGCGCCTGGCCGCGGCTGCGCGGCTGGGTGGCCGACGAGAGGGAGAGCCTGCTCGTGCTGCGGAGCATCCGCGAGGCCGCCGGGCGCTGGTCGGCGCACCGGCGCGGGCGCGGCCACCTGCTGCGCGGCGAGGCGCTCGACACCGCGCTCGGCTGGGCCGCCGTCAAACGCCGCCACCTGCGGCTGAACCAGCTCGAACGGGACTTCATCGCGGGCAGCGTCGCCCTGTCCAAGCAGCGCAGGAGGCTGCTGGCGCCGGGGTTCGGCGTGGCCGGCGGGGTGCTGGCCGTCGCGGTGTCGATGGCGGTCGTGTCGGTGCTGGGGCAGCACGAGCTGCGCGGGCGGCTCGTGGAGGCGAACGCGCGGGCGGTGGCGGCGCGCGCGGAGGCGCTCCGGTCGTCGGACCCGCGCACCGCGATGCGGCTGAGCGTGGCCGCCTGGCGGCTGTCGCCGGTGTTCGAGGCGCGGGCGGCGTTGCAGGCCTCGCTCGTCCAGCCGGAGCTGGGCGTCTTCACCGACCCCGCGCCCGACTCGCGGGCCCGCTACCTGCTGCGCGGGGACGAACTGCTCAAGTGGGACGCCGACGCCGTGACCGTGTGGGACGTGGTCGCCGGGCGGCGCACCGCCCTGCACGCGCTGCCGCCCGGGAACCCGGCGCTGAGCGACGACGGGCGCTTCGCCGAGGGCGTGGACGGGCGGCCGTTCGAGCTCGCCACCGGCCGGACGCCGGGCGACGCCGCCGTGTACGTGATCAGCCGGGGTGACCGCACCCGCGTGTACCGGGGTGGGCGGGTGCTGCTGGAGGTGACCGGCCGCGGGGTGGCGGTGTCCCCCGACGGGACGCGGGCGGCGGTCTCGTTCCCTGACGGGCGGGTGGAGCTGCGGGAGCTGGCGGGACGCGCCAGGACGGCCGCCGTCACGGTCCGGCCGCCCCGTACGCCGCGGCCGGCGGCGCCGCCGCCGATGGCGTTCAGCCCGGACGGGCGGCTGCTGGCGGTCGCGGGACGGGACGGCGTCACCCTCGTGGACGCCCTCAAGCCCGCCACCGCCCCCCTGCCCCCGACCGCCGGGCCGTCCGGGGCGCCGGTGTTCAGTCCCGACGGCCGGCTGATCGCCCTGCCCGGCGCCGGCGAGGTGCGGGTCTGGAACGTCGCCGAGCGCCGCCTGTCCGGCTCGTACCCTCTCCGCGACCCCCGGCCCGGCCTCAGCTTCTCCCCCGACGGCCACTGCCTGCGCTACCTGAGCGGCACCGGCTCGGTGGTCTCGCTGGACGTGTCCGGCCTGCCGGTCCCGTCCGGGGCGCGCGTGGCGGCGGCGTTCTCCGGCAACGGCAAGGTCGCCGCCAAGGCGGTCGGCGACGCGATCGAGGTCACCGACACCGAGGACCGTACGAAGCTGGGCAGGATCGCCGCCGACGGCGACCTCGCCTTCGACGTGAGCGGCAGGCTGCTCGCCGTGGCCGGCGACCCGGTGACCGTCTGGCAGGTGCCGGGCGGTGAGCTGGTCAGCTCCGTCGACGCGGGCGGCGACGTCCTGGCCGTGGCCCTCTCCCCCAAGGGCGACCTGCTGGCCACCGCGCGCGGCCGCACGCTGGAGACGTGGGACGTGCGGGCGGGCCGCCGCGTCAGGGTCTACGAGGGCGCGGGCGACCTGGCGCTCGCGTTCAGCCCGGACGGCGCGACGCTGGCCGCCGGGTCCACCCTGCTCGACCTGCGCAGCGGCAGGGTGACCCTGCTGGACCTGCGGACCGGCGGGGCCACGTCGGACGCGCCGGTGCCGACCGCGCTCGCCTACTCCCCCGACGGCCGCACGCTGGCGTTCGGCCTGGACGGCGGCCGGGTGCTGCTCTGGGACACCCGCGAGCGCGAGCGGGTCGGCACGATCGAGACGGGCACCTCGGCCGTCGGCGCGCTGCGCTTCTCCCCGAAGGGCGACCTGCTCGCCGTCGAGGCGGCCCGTACGACGCTCTGGGACGTCCGCACGCTGCGCGAGGTCGGCCAGGTCGCCTCGTGGACGTCCGGGCTCGCCTTCAGCCCCGACGGCAAGCGGCTGCGCGGCGTGGCGCTGGACGGCACCGTACGCGAGAGCCCCGTGGACCCGGCGCTGGCCGCGCGGGAGGTGTGCGACCGGGCGGGCGGGTCGCTGAGCCGGGCGGAGTGGTCGCGGCTGATCCCGGAGAGCGGCTACCGGGACGTGTGCTGA